From the Carya illinoinensis cultivar Pawnee chromosome 4, C.illinoinensisPawnee_v1, whole genome shotgun sequence genome, one window contains:
- the LOC122306430 gene encoding uncharacterized protein LOC122306430: protein MANIAASFGEGGDFNEILWQNEKVGGRSRPEGQLEMFREALEECGLVDIGCRGNGFTWSNKQEDLSFTKERLDRFEACWIKQEGCEQAVKQGWEKWIVDSEPIQKVQTKLSVCSGILSSCFKESDKGRTKEIETISKRIKELQGKLSQEGMNELKQLQERVGTLLEQEDIKWKQRAKRNWYKMGDKNTRFHECANQRRKRNKIVAIMDDQSVLRDNEESIEAAFREHFAQVYSSAHPSKENIDECIAELEPKVTESMNEWLEKEFTREEVEVALKMMGPMKAPGPDGYGAVFFQSFWNVVGNDVREAVLRFLNGCRLKESINQTFIVLVPKINDPKSVNDFRPISLCNVFYKIIAKTLANRLKKVMDRVISRCQSAFIPGRLITDNVIAAYEILHSMKCRQKGRVGSMAVKLDISKAHDKVEWQYLEAVMRKLGFGARWTDLIMKCISTVTYATLINGRPGKFFSPSRGLRQGDPLSPYLFLICAEGLSSMLELAKQRDELKGVAVARGGVKMTHLLFADDCLIFGKASWNEWRKISGILEVYGKASGQNLNKHKTTILFSPTVASEMRRDIIRDCGAREQNNCEKYLGLPIMVGRSRYQAFSIVKDRVWKKLSNWKNQFLSPSGKEVLIKAAIQAIPTYYMSVFKLPKKLSDEIASLMAKFWWGFKQRENRIQWRSWAKMGWSKNDGGLGFRELEAFNQALLAKQCWRVMMKPQSMAAVMLKEKYFRHTDLLHAPLGFRPSVIWRSLWNARDLLGEGLVWRVGDGRSIKIWKDKWVPRAVTFKIQSPINILHAEAKVEHLISAKKKEWNVELVKEVMNEEEAEIVCKLPISLSGLPDKQIWAYSKNGLYTVRSAYHVEINRRRRERGEMSNKSGEVWRKVWLLNIPGVVKVFVWKTMLNCLPTKMNLMKRSVVKEATCPVCLIENETVCHALWSCRGASDVWACERSPVHKWSSGERDMFELWSDWFLKLSREQLEIMAVVMRRIWLRRNGMVFDNKLVGPNEVFNQAVQCLTDFQLAQVKQTSKVDSSVPISNKASHWKPPMGDILKVNWDAAWKTKEDRSGIGVVIRDSSGEIIASLCCPRTKVQDAMVAEVYALWRAMKLCAELNFRKVQFEGDALSVVNAVNSSEECWERHGQVIEDLKDVLRKRRGWFWVPPLRHMVAAEALKGLPANPRPRSFTDMVSQSPLSLPEMVVPGLDNSKEQLIKMIKKYKVNVVAIAKPFVNEQCIFRLQNKLEFGGCISNEDVEGKLWVLWNTKVKLTIQSIKGQNISLVVKEKNKQILTNFVYAKCSYLDRRRLWEDLSILSTGATPWIIMGDFNIIRNDDERIGGRPQLAIAMREFNDFIDAVGMIETKFEGNKISWCNGQQGRARSWARLDRSLVNLNLMLEFPGVVMTYLCRQNSDHSPLVVAMEQNDQPYGFSLFKFQNMWTSHELFHNCVRGVWCKE from the exons atggctaacattgcagcttcgtTTGGTGAAG GGGGAGACTTCAACGAGATTTTGTGGCAGAATGAGAAGGTAGGAGGTAGGAGCAGGCCAGAGGGACAACTTGAAATGTTTAGAGAAGCCTTGGAGGAATGTGGTTTAGTTGACATTGGATGTAGAGGTAATGGCTTTACATGGTCAAATAAACAAGAGGATCTATCCTTTACTAAGGAAAGACTGGACAG GTTTGAGGCTTGTTGGATCAAGCAGGAAGGCTGTGAACAAGCAGTTAAGCAGGGATGGGAGAAGTGGATAGTTGACTCTGAACCTATACAGAAAGTTCAAACAAAACTAAGTGTATGCAGTGGCATACTGTCATCTTGCTTTAAGGAGAGTGATAAAGGCAGAACTAAGGAAATCGAAACAATTTCAAAGAGAATTAAAGAGCTACAAGGGAAACTGTCTCAGGAAGGGATGAATGAATTAAAACAGCTGCAAGAAAGAGTTGGCACATTATTGGAGCAGGAGGATATAAAGTGGAAACAGCGGGCCAAGAGGAATTGGTACAAAATGGGAGACAAGAATACTAGATTCCATGAATGTGCTaaccaaagaagaaaaagaaacaagattgtGGCTATAATGGATGACCAGTCAGTTTTGAGGGATAATGAGGAGAGTATTGAAGCTGCATTCAGAGAACATTTTGCACAAGTTTATTCTAGTGCACATCCATCTaaagaaaatattgatgaaTGTATTGCTGAGTTGGAACCCAAGGTGACTGAATCTATGAATGAATGGCTCGAGaaggagtttacaagagaggaaGTGGAGGTGGCTCTGAAAATGATGGGGCCTATGAAAGCACCAGGACCTGATGGGTATGGGGCTGTTTTTTTCCAATCTTTTTGGAATGTGGTTGGGAATGATGTTCGTGAAGCAGTGCTGAGATTTCTGAATGGATGCAGGTTGAAGGAATCTATCAATCAGACCTTTATTGTATTGGTTCCTAAGATTAATGATCCAAAGTCTGTTAATGACTTCAGGCCGATAAGTCTTTGCAATGTATTCTATAAGATCATTGCAAAGACCCTTGCAAACAGACTCAAAAAGGTGATGGATAGAGTTATATCAAGATGTCAGAGTGCATTCATACCTGGAAGGTTGATCACAGACAATGTTATTGCAGCTTATGAGATTCTTCATTCCATGAAATGTAGACAAAAAGGCAGAGTGGGGAGCATGGCTGTAAAACTTGATATCTCTAAGGCTCATGACAAAGTTGAGTGGCAGTACTTAGAGGCAGTTATGAGGAAGCTTGGATTTGGGGCAAGATGGACAGATTTGATAATGAAGTGTATTTCAACAGTAACATATGCTACTCTTATTAATGGTAGACCAGGGAAGTTTTTTTCTCCTTCAagaggattaagacaaggagaccctttatctccttatctttttctaATATGTGCTGAAGGGTTAAGCTCTATGCTTGAGTTAGCAAAGCAAAGAGATGAATTGAAAGGGGTGGCAGTGGCTCGAGGGGGTGTCAAGATGACTCAtctgttgtttgcagatgattgctTAATCTTTGGGAAGGCTTCTTGGAATGAATGGAGGAAGATCAGTGGGATCTTGGAGGTATATGGAAAGGCTTCTGGTCAGAACTTAAACAAGCATAAAACAACAATCTTGTTTAGTCCAACAGTTGCTAGTGAAATGAGAAGGGATATTATCAGGGACTGTGGAGCTAGAGAGCAAAATAACTGTGAGAAATATCTAGGATTGCCAATCATGGTTGGTAGATCGAGATACCAGGCTTTCAGCATTGTGAAAGATAGGGTATGGAAGAAGTTgagcaattggaagaatcagtTTCTATCACCTTCAGGAAAAGAAGTATTAATCAAGGCAGCCATTCAAGCAATTCCAACCTACTATATGAGTGTGTTCAAATTGCCAAAAAAGCTGAGTGATGAGATAGCTTCTTTAATggcaaaattctggtggggtttTAAACAAAGGGAGAACAGAATCCAGTGGAGAAGTTGGGCAAAGATGGGATGGTCTAAAAATGATGGGGGACTGGGTTTCAGAGAGCTAGAAGCATTTAATCAAGCTCTTCTTGCAAAACAATGTTGGAGAGTAATGATGAAACCCCAATCTATGGCAGCAGTGATgcttaaagagaaatatttcagaCATACTGATTTGTTGCATGCTCCCTTAGGATTCAGACCCTCAGTTATTTGGAGAAGCTTATGGAATGCAAGGGACTTGTTGGGGGAAGGATTGGTTTGGAGAGTGGGAGATGGAAGGAGTATTAAGATATGGAAGGATAAATGGGTTCCAAGGGCTGTTACATTTAAAATTCAATCCCCCATCAATATTTTGCATGCTGAGGCAAAGGTCGAGCACCTAATTTCAGCTAAGAAAAAAGAATGGAATGTGGAGCTAGTGAAAGAAGTGATGAATGAAGAGGAAGCAGAAATAGTATGTAAATTACCCATTAGTCTCTCGGGGCTACCAGACAAGCAGATATGGGCATATTCAAAAAATGGCTTGTACACAGTTAGAAGTGCTTATCATGTGGAAATTAATAGAAGAAGAAGGGAGAGAGGGGAAATGTCTAACAAGTCAGGGGAGGTATGGAGGAAGGTGTGGCTATTAAACATACCAGGGGTAGTCaaagtttttgtttggaagACTATGCTTAACTGTCTGCCAACAAAGATGAACCTAATGAAGAGGTCTGTTGTGAAGGAAGCTACCTGTCCAGTTTGCTTGATTGAAAATGAAACTGTCTGTCATGCCTTATGGAGTTGCAGGGGGGCAAGTGATGTATGGGCTTGTGAGAGGAGTCCAGTGCATAAATGGTCGAGTGGGGAGAGGGATATGTTTGAACTCTGGTCAGACTGGTTTCTAAAGCTGTCTCGAGAGCAATTGGAAATCATGGCTGTGGTGATGAGGAGGATATGGCTGAGAAGGAATGGCATGGTGTTTGATAATAAGCTTGTAGGGCCAAATGAAGTGTTTAACCAGGCTGTTCAATGTTTGACAGACTTTCAATTGGCTCAAGTGAAGCAGACCAGTAAAGTTGACAGTAGTGTTCCTATAAGCAATAAGGCTTCTCATTGGAAACCACCTATGGGTGACATATTGAAggttaattgggatgcagcaTGGAAAACCAAGGAGGATAGAAGTGGAATTGGGGTGGTGATACGAGATAGTAGTGGGGAAATAATTGCTTCTCTCTGCTGTCCTAGAACAAAGGTGCAAGATGCAATGGTAGCTGAGGTATATGCACTATGGAGGGCCATGAAATTGTGTGCTGAACTAAATTTCAGAAAGGTTCAATTTGAAGGTGATGCTCTATCTGTTGTGAATGCTGTGAATAGCTCTGAGGAGTGTTGGGAGAGGCACGGACAGGTGATTGAAGATcttaaagatgttttgaggaagaggagagGCTG GTTTTGGGTCCCTCCCCTGAGGCATATGGTAGCCGCCGAGGCCCTCAAGGGCCTGCCAGCAAATCCCAGGCCAAGGTCCTTCACAGATATGGTCTCGCAGTCGCCGCTTTCCCTTCCCGAAATGGTGGTTCCG GGGCTCGATAACTCTAAAGAGCAgttgataaaaatgataaagaagtaTAAAGTGAATGTGGTAGCCATTGCGAAACCTTTTGTTAATGAGCAGTGTATCTTTCGGCTTCAGAATAAACTGGAGTTTGGGGGATGTATTTCTAACGAGGATGTTGAAGGAAAATTATGGGTGCTGTGGAACACCAAGGTAAAGCTTACTATACAATCCATAAAGGGTCAAAATATCTCGCTGGTGGTTAAAGAGAAGAATAAACAAATCCTCACAAATTTTGTTTATGCTAAATGTTCATACCTAGATCGTAGAAGACTTTGGGAGGATTTGAGTATTTTGAGCACCGGAGCCACACCTTGGATCATCAtgggggattttaatattatccgtAATGATGATGAGAGGATTGGAGGAAGACCCCAACTGGCCATTGCTATGAGGGAATTCAACGACTTTATTGATGCAGTGGGGATGATTGAAACAAAGTTTGAAGGAAACAAGATTTCGTGGTGTAATGGTCAGCAAGGGAGAGCCCGTAGTTGGGCACGACTGGATCGTTCTCTCGTTAATTTGAATCTGATGCTAGAATTTCCAGGTGTGGTGATGACCTATTTGTGTAGACAAAATTCAGACCATTCTCCCCTAGTGGTGGCCATGGAGCAAAATGATCAACCGTATGGGTTCAGTCtgttcaaattccaaaatatgTGGACCTCTCATGAGCTCTTTCATAACTGTGTGCGCGGTGTTTGGTGTAAGGAATAG